The Naumovozyma dairenensis CBS 421 chromosome 1, complete genome genome includes a region encoding these proteins:
- the MYO2 gene encoding myosin 2 (similar to Saccharomyces cerevisiae MYO4 (YAL029C) and MYO2 (YOR326W); ancestral locus Anc_7.68) translates to MATFEVGTRCWYPNKEQGWIGAEVTKNDFKDGKHYLQLTTEESQIIDVEATDLNDEKNSNLPLLRNPPILESTEDLTSLSYLNEPAVLHAIKQRYAQLNIYTYSGIVLIATNPFDRMDQLYSQDMIQAYSGKRRGEMEPHLFAIAEEAYSLMKHDKQNQTIVVSGESGAGKTVSAKYIMRYFASVEEENSSNMGNLQHQAEMSETEEKILATNPIMEAFGNAKTTRNDNSSRFGKYLEILFDKETSIIGAKIRTYLLERSRLVYQPKSERNYHIFYQILAGLPQDIKTQLYLTKAEDYFYMNQGGETKIKGMDDAREYQITVEALSLVGIDTTTQHHIFQILAALLHIGNIEIKKTRNDASLSSDDKSLKIACELLGIDPSNFAKWITKKQIITRSEKIVSNLNFGQALVARDSVAKFIYSAMFDWLVTNINTVLCNPDVIDQVKSFIGVLDIYGFEHFEKNSFEQFCINYANEKLQQEFNQHVFKLEQEEYVKEEIEWSFIEFNDNQPCIDLIENKLGILSLLDEESRLPAGSDESWTQKLYQTLDKPPTNKVFSKPRFGQTKFVVSHYALDVSYDTEGFIEKNRDTVSDGHLEVLKASTNATLINIIDSMEREAQKLEDAKKAEQEANNAKSMQKKKPGPMRGTSHKKPTLGSMFKVSLIELMQTINSTNVHYIRCIKPNGEKEAWKFDNIMVLSQLRACGVLETIRISCAGFPSRWTFNEFVLRYYILISPNEWSQIFQNHNSTENDVIELCKKILAATVQDKEKYQIGNTKIFFKAGMLAYLENLRTAKMDKAIILIQKHIRSKYYRKHYLSVKKSILDVQSTVRGKLARLRTEHGFQVQSAIAIQTIYRGYSKRAYVHNIIASIKRIQIQVRKELQLREMQTKHELDAAITIQSKIRSFIPRYTYENTRKNTIVVQSLIRRRIARRTLKQLKSDAKSVSHLKEVSYKLENKVIELTQNLAMKVKENKTLSASLEELQKKVALTNELQLALEQKKQEHLKDLDDQRIEFIEKTKDLNAQLESANKQMEDAQLEIANIKAQHEQLKEDAGKQLQELDETKKQLADANTRNTDMYNEIKSLKEEVTRLQTAITLGTVTTNTNLLPQTPSKESKINHTHIMTESNLSPGHLNSMPINGIQEDVSSINGIGIENDKNVSTEANNLTQINEELYRLLEETDVLNNEITEGLLKGFQVPDAGVAIQLSRRDVVYPARILIIVLSEMWRFGLTKQSESFLAQVLTTIQKVVTTLKGNDLIPSGVFWLANVRELYSFVVFAQHSILTEESFKKGMNDDEYNEYVSLVTELKEDFESLSYNIYNIWLKKLQKELQKKAIHAVVLSESLPGFNTNESNGFLNKLFTSNEEYTMDDILTFFNSIFWCMKSFHVENEVFRTVVITLLNYVDAICFNDLIMKRNFLSWKRGLQLNYNVTRLEEWCKTHGLPDGAQYLQHLIQTAKLLQLRKYSIEDIDIVRGICSSLSPSQLQKLISQYHVADYESPIPQDILKYVADIVKHDTTIDADGKLQNDIFIHPETGPFNDPFVEVKTRKFDQVEAYIPSWLILPTTKRIVDLVAQQVTVPGA, encoded by the coding sequence ATGGCTACTTTCGAGGTCGGGACACGTTGTTGGTATCCCAACAAGGAACAAGGATGGATCGGAGCAGAGGTCACCAAGAACGATTTCAAAGATGGTAAACATTACTTACAACTAACCACGGAAGAATCCCAGATCATCGACGTGGAAGCTACtgatttaaatgatgaaaaaaattctaATTTACCATTATTAAGAAACCCACCAATATTAGAATCCACTGAAGATCTAACTTCTTTATCTTATTTGAATGAACCGGCCGTGTTACATGCTATCAAACAACGTTATGCTCAATtaaacatatatacatattcTGGTATAGTCTTGATCGCTACTAATCCATTCGATAGAATGGATCAATTGTATTCTCAAGATATGATTCAAGCTTATTCAGGTAAGAGAAGAGGTGAAATGGAACCACATCTTTTCGCTATCGCGGAGGAAGCTTATAGTTTAATGAAACATGataaacaaaatcaaaCCATCGTTGTGAGCGGTGAATCTGGGGCTGGTAAAACTGTCTCTGCTAAATATATAATGCGTTATTTCGCATCtgtggaagaagaaaattcatcaaatatgGGAAATTTACAACATCAAGCTGAAATGTCTGAAACGGAAGAGAAAATATTGGCTACTAATCCAATCATGGAAGCATTTGGGAATGCAAAAACCACGAGGAATGATAATTCTTCCCGGTTTgggaaatatttggaaattttaTTCGATAAAGAGACCTCCATTATTGGGGCCAAAATTAGAACATACCTTTTGGAAAGATCAAGATTGGTTTATCAACCAAAAAGTGAAAGAAATTATCATAtcttttatcaaattttaGCTGGGTTACCTCAAGATATTAAAACTCAATTATATTTAACAAAAGCTGaagattatttttatatgaaTCAAGGTGGTGAAACTAAAATTAAAGGTATGGATGATGCAAGGGAATATCAAATCACTGTAGAAGCTCTTTCGTTAGTTGGAATTGATACAACTACTCAACAtcatattttccaaatccTTGCAGCACTATTACATATTggtaatattgaaattaaaaagaCTAGAAATGATGcttctttatcttcagATGATAAAAGTTTGAAAATTGCATGTGAATTATTAGGAATTGATCCTTCAAATTTCGCTAAATGGATTACCAAAAAGCAAATTATTACCAGATCAGAAAAAATTGTCTCCAATTTGAATTTCGGTCAAGCCCTAGTGGCAAGAGATTCTGTTGctaaatttatatattctgCCATGTTTGATTGGTTAGTGACAAATATTAACACGGTCCTTTGTAATCCAGATGTGATAGATCAAGTAAAGTCATTCATCGGTGTCCTTGATATCTATGGGTTCGAACATTTCGAGAAAAACTCATTTGAACAATTTTGTATTAACTATGCAAACgaaaaattacaacaagaatttaatcaacacgttttcaaattagaacaagaagaatacGTCAAAGAGGAAATTGAATGGtcattcattgaatttaacGATAATCAACCATGTATcgatttaattgaaaataaattaggTATATTATCTCTATTAGATGAAGAGAGTAGATTACCTGCGGGATCTGATGAATCTTGGACacaaaaattatatcaaaCTTTAGATAAACCACCCACTAACAAAGTCTTCTCTAAACCTCGTTTTGGTCAAACGAAATTTGTCGTGAGCCATTATGCTCTTGATGTCTCTTATGATACTGAAggattcattgaaaaaaatagagaTACTGTTTCTGATGGCCATTTAGAAGTCCTAAAGGCCTCTACCAATGCAacattaattaatataatagatAGTATGGAAAGAGAAGCTCAAAAACTGGAAGATGCAAAGAAAGCTGAACAAGAAGCTAATAATGCAAAATCAATGCAGAAAAAAAAACCAGGTCCAATGAGGGGAACTTCTCATAAGAAACCAACTTTAGGATCTATGTTTAAAGtttcattgattgaatTAATGCAAACTataaattcaacaaatgtTCATTATATTCGTTGTATTAAACCAAATGGTGAAAAGGAAGCATggaaatttgataatatcatGGTTTTGTCTCAATTACGAGCTTGTGGTGTCTTAGAGACAATTAGAATTTCATGTGCTGGTTTCCCATCTAGATGGactttcaatgaatttgtattaagatattatattttaatatctCCAAATGAATGGTCacaaattttccaaaatcaTAATTCCACAGAAAATGATGTCATTGAATTATGTAAAAAGATTCTTGCAGCAACAGTtcaagataaagaaaaatatcaaattggTAATACgaaaattttctttaaagcTGGGATGTTAGcatatttggaaaatttaaGAACCGCTAAGATGGATAAGGCAATCATTTTGATTCAAAAACATATTAGATCCAAATATTACCGTAAACATTATCTATCAGTGAAAAAATCCATATTAGATGTTCAAAGTACCGTTAGAGGTAAATTAGCCCGTCTTAGAACAGAACACGGTTTCCAAGTTCAATCTGCTATTGCCATTCAAACAATATATAGAGGTTATTCGAAACGTGCGTACGttcataatattattgCATCGATTAAAAGAATACAAATTCAAGTCAGGAAGGAATTACAACTTCGGGAAATGCAAACTAAACATGAATTGGATGCTGCAATTACTATTCAAAGTAAAATTAGATCATTTATTCCAAGATATACATATGAAAATACAAGAAAAAACACCATTGTGGTTCAATCTTTAATTAGAAGACGTATTGCTAGAAGaactttgaaacaattgaaatctGATGCTAAGAGTGTTTCTCATTTGAAAGAAGTTAGTtataaattggaaaataaagtCATTGAATTGACACAAAATTTGGCAATGAAagtgaaagaaaataagaCATTATCTGCATCATTggaagaattacaaaagaaaGTTGCATTGACTAATGAATTACAATTAGCATTGgaacaaaagaaacaagaacatttgaaagatttagatgatcaaagaattgaatttattgaaaagactAAAGATTTAAATGCACAATTGGAATCTGCTAATAAACAAATGGAAGATGCTCAATTAGAAATTGCCAATATTAAAGCACAACATGAACAATTAAAGGAAGATGCGGGTaaacaattacaagaattagatgaaaCGAAGAAACAACTTGCTGATGCTAATACAAGAAATACAGATATGTACAATGAGattaaatctttgaaagaagaagttaCACGTTTACAAACTGCCATCACATTGGGTACCGTGACAACAAATACAAACTTATTACCACAAACTCCATCTAAGGAATCCAAGATTAATCATACACATATTATGACAGAAAGTAATTTGTCTCCAGGTCATTTGAATTCTATGCCGATCAATGGTATTCAAGAAGATGTCTCTAGTATTAATGGAATTggtattgaaaatgataagaaTGTTAGTACAGAGGCTAATAATTTGACGCAAATCAATGAAGAGTTATATAGATTATTGGAAGAAACTGATGTGTTAAACAATGAAATTACCGAGGGTCTATTGAAGGGATTCCAAGTACCTGATGCAGGTGTTGCCATTCAATTGAGTAGAAGAGATGTTGTTTATCCAGCAAGAATCTTAATTATCGTATTAAGTGAAATGTGGAGATTTGGGTTAACTAAACAAAGTGAGAGTTTCCTAGCTCAAGTCTTGACAACGATACAAAAAGTTGTTACTACTTTGAAGGGGAATGATTTAATCCCCAGTGGTGTATTTTGGTTAGCAAATGTTCGtgaattatattcatttgttGTGTTTGCTCAACATTCCATTTTGACAGAAGAATCTTTCAAGAAAGGTatgaatgatgatgaatataatgaatatgtTTCCCTAGTCactgaattgaaagaagattttgaatctttaagttataatatttataatatttggttgaagaaattacaaaaggaATTGCAAAAGAAAGCCATTCATGCGGTTGTATTATCTGAATCATTACCTGGATTTAATACTAATGAATCCAATGGATTTTTAAACAAGTTATTTACATcaaatgaagaatataccatggatgatatattaacatttttcaatagtaTATTTTGGTGTATGAAATCTTTCCATGTTGAGAATGAAGTTTTCCGTACAGTGGTCAttacattattaaattatgtGGATGCCATTTGtttcaatgatttaattATGAAACGTAATTTCTTATCATGGAAACGTGGGTTACAATTGAACTATAATGTTACAAGATTGGAAGAATGGTGTAAGACTCATGGATTACCAGATGGAGCCCAATATTTACAACATTTAATTCAAACTGccaaattattacaattgaGGAAATATtctattgaagatattgatattgttcGTGGAATTTGTTCATCCTTATCACCATcacaattacaaaaattaatttcacAGTATCATGTTGCAGATTATGAATCCCCAATACCAcaagatattttgaaatatgttGCTGATATTGTTAAACATGATACTACAATTGATGCTGATGgtaaattacaaaatgatattttcattcatCCTGAAACTGGACCATTTAATGATCCATTTGTTGAAGTTAAGACGAGAAAATTTGATCAAGTGGAAGCATATATTCCATCATGGTTAATTTTACCTACTACAAAAAGAATTGTTGATCTTGTTGCGCAACAAGTCACTGTACCAGGGGcatga
- the SNC2 gene encoding SNAP receptor SNC2 (similar to Saccharomyces cerevisiae SNC1 (YAL030W) and SNC2 (YOR327C); ancestral locus Anc_7.67), whose amino-acid sequence MSSSVPYDPYVPPEQNHDVPESQSKAAALKAEIDDTVGIMRDNINKVAERGERLTSIEDKADNLAVSAQGFKRGANRVRKQMWWKDLKMRMCLVLVIIILLVVIIVPIVVHFS is encoded by the coding sequence ATGTCCTCATCAGTCCCTTATGATCCATATGTACCACCTGAACAAAATCATGATGTTCCTGAATCACAATCTAAAGCTGCAGCATTAAAGGCAGAAATTGATGATACGGTGGGTATAATGAgagataatattaataaagtaGCAGAACGTGGAGAAAGATTAACTTCGATAGAGGATAAAGCTGATAATTTAGCTGTATCTGCTCAAGGTTTTAAAAGAGGTGCTAACAGAGTTAGAAAACAAATGTGGTGgaaagatttgaaaatgaggATGTGTTTGGTATTGGTCATTATCATCTTATTAGTCGTCATCATTGTGCCTATCGTGGTCCATTTCAGTTAG
- the SCD5 gene encoding Scd5p (similar to Saccharomyces cerevisiae SCD5 (YOR329C); ancestral locus Anc_7.66) — protein sequence MSYDWLNIPGLAQNAADNNQQSQQQQSSSFNGLGPPSVSFDFGVPTPTNSNLKIIEPTASIRSHSDTSIPTLSNSTNNAENAALMNYNESMDDLRVPLSLSQNQLTHEELRTYLRWYNYITAKTHNKLVKLWDVFTFLKNFNINDDLKNRLSTIFRSCKNALNIGQFFALLRLVSKALIEHVLPTRKMIMEKAPIPRPRPILARNEDGQEIYEEVEENAPDGVNGGGVDFDSFTSLLLTGQTSKKRIRRKIKNIAFKNKRVRFSEHVTFQDPPKNSDQNIKNNNNNNTTTNDNHIVIPEEKDEFIKGPLDLSLPMDQLLKQLAKKSENTGLVSTLPNEQQETEEEKEVLKDMQDSLSHFKKITTVDSATMFTENPLLQPLFGINNGMNNSFNGNNPNTNQSPLQPLKPTATGSANHLFRKEFGATTTNNSFDVNKQTQSLQPLKPTATGSANYLMRSHFEPINNQQQSTNINNTGSNPEVSQMNNSLPMQPLKPTATGSANYLMKQQQFPSSAMQQLNTQTSPVPSPNKFASPQTTGQQQHVSYLPTQLQQQNIYMNNLQVPNPMPQQNTFPRNTPSHQQQHQQQMPSYLSPPQQQQSRPQLNQNTQQQQQQAGRLPAPNAASSYLQTLLSHSSSPTTSQTTIDMQYHQPQQPQPQQHQIPNNDTRTGTNQNYTNDYQTQQMQHPQQQHQLHQQYHHHQQQQQQHLQPQLTPHQQQQPQYTGQPPSSSSSSLQAFPNSNVNHTLPSIYPGYPSGRPYSSSFSTNNLADYNHNNNNNNNNNNYNNIINRPPISSPSHSNDNILNNLQSLQQQVDALQNQYGRVPR from the coding sequence ATGTCCTATGATTGGCTAAATATACCAGGGCTTGCACAAAATGCAGCTGATAATAATCAACaatcacaacaacaacaatcgTCCTCTTTCAATGGCCTCGGTCCACCAAGTGTATCATTCGATTTTGGTGTTCCAACTCCTACTAACtcaaatttaaagatcATTGAACCTACTGCATCAATTAGAAGTCATAGTGACACGTCAATTCCTACCCTTTCAAACAGTACTAATAATGCTGAAAATGCTGCTCTCATGAATTATAACGAATCCATGGATGATCTAAGAGTGCCCCTATCATTATCACAAAATCAATTAACTCATGAAGAATTAAGAACATACTTAAGATGGTATAATTACATAACAGCAAAGACACATAATAAATTAGTTAAATTATGGGATGTTTTCacttttttgaaaaatttcaatattaatgatgatttgaaaaatagaTTATCCACCATCTTTAGAAGTTGTAAAAATGCTTTAAATATTGGTCAATTTTTTGCTTTATTAAGATTGGTTTCAAAAGCTCTGATAGAACATGTATTACCAACAAGGAAAATGATTATGGAAAAGGCTCCCATTCCAAGACCAAGACCAATATTGGCAAGAAATGAAGATGGTCAAGAAATTTATGAAGAAGTGGAGGAAAATGCCCCAGATGGTGTCAATGGTGGTGGTGTTGATTTCGATTCTTTTACGTCTTTACTTTTGACAGGCCAAActtcaaagaaaagaataagaaggaaaattaaaaatattgcatttaaaaataaaagggTAAGATTCTCTGAACATGTAACGTTCCAAGATCCTCCAAAAAATAGTGATCAGAAcatcaaaaataataataataataacacgACTACGAATGATAATCACATTGTGATACCGGAggaaaaagatgaattcATAAAAGGTCCATTGGATTTATCATTACCAATGgatcaattattaaaacAACTAGCTAAGAAGTCGGAGAATACAGGTTTAGTTTCCACATTACCaaatgaacaacaagaaacagaagaagaaaaggaagtCTTAAAGGATATGCAAGATTCCTTATCTCATTTCAAGAAGATTACTACTGTAGATTCTGCAACAATGTTCACAGAGAATCCATTATTGCAACCTTTGTTTGGaattaataatggtatGAATAATAGTTTTAATGGGAATAATCCAAATACCAATCAATCTCCTTTGCAACCACTTAAACCAACTGCCACTGGTTCAGCCAATCATTTATTCCGTAAAGAATTCGGTGCCACTACTACAAACAACTCATTTGAtgtaaataaacaaacacAATCTTTACAACCTTTAAAACCAACAGCAACAGGATCTGCCAATTATTTAATGCGTAGCCATTTTGAACCTATAAATAACCAACAACAGTCGACAAACATCAACAATACTGGTAGTAATCCAGAAGTATCACAAATGAACAACTCCCTCCCCATGCAACCTTTAAAGCCTACCGCTACAGGTTCAGCAAACtatttaatgaaacaaCAGCAGTTCCCATCATCTGCAATGCAACAACTAAATACGCAAACTAGCCCTGTACCAAGCCCAAACAAATTTGCATCTCCACAAACAACGGGACAACAGCAACACGTGTCGTACCTACCAACacaattacaacaacaaaatatatatatgaataaCCTTCAAGTACCGAATCCAATGCCACAACAAAATACTTTCCCAAGAAACACACCCTCACATCAGCAACAacaccaacaacaaatgCCCTCATACTTGTCACCTCCtcagcaacaacaatcacGTCCAcaattgaatcaaaatactcaacaacaacaacaacaagctGGTAGGCTTCCTGCCCCTAATGCTGCAAGTAGTTATCTTCAAACATTATTATCGCATTCTTCATCTCCCACCACCAGTCAAACCACTATAGACATGCAATATCATCAACCACAACAACCGCAACCACAACAACATCAAATACCAAACAATGATACAAGAACAGGAACGAATCAGAATTACACTAATGATTATCAAACACAACAAATGCAGCACCCTCAACAACAGCATCAGCTCCATCAACAATATCATCAccaccaacaacaacagcaacaacacTTACAACCACAGCTTACGCCacatcaacaacagcaaccTCAATATACGGGCCAACCCccatcgtcatcatcatcatcattacaAGCATTCCCCAATAGTAATGTGAATCATACATTACCTTCTATATATCCAGGTTATCCAAGTGGAAGGccatattcttcttcttttagTACAAATAACCTTGCAGATTATAACcataacaacaacaacaacaacaataataataattataataatattatcaatagaCCACCGATTTCTTCTCCAAGTCatagtaatgataatatattgaataatttacaatcattacaacaacaagttGATGCATTACAAAACCAATATGGGAGAGTTCCACgctaa
- the GCN4 gene encoding amino acid starvation-responsive transcription factor GCN4 (similar to Saccharomyces cerevisiae GCN4 (YEL009C); ancestral locus Anc_7.131), producing the protein MLLLFQKQLQLTKKNNSSVSSSSSLNHPLIGEMVFDKFIKKEEEEEEQQESIPMNEFLSLNDSDFNNNELDSAVVDAFFSSTSDSTPMFEFESLDGTNNDNDPKQWTSLFDNDIPIITEEDVVLTDKAVELTHDQVSSSLLNTENFTIQKHEQQPMPEKAINTMSFLPTPMIEEAKLSQTNNNNNMKKQGKVSKKNNNSSSPGVKVDHLGVVAYNRKNRSVPLTPVVTESDDPVVLKRARNTEAARRSRARKLQRMNQLEEKVEELLSRNSDLENEVQRLRNLLDAQSK; encoded by the coding sequence ATGCTTCTTCTGTTTCAGAAGCAACTTCAATTgaccaaaaaaaataattcttcagtatcatcatcatcatcattaaatcATCCATTAATTGGTGAAATGGTTTTcgataaattcattaagaaggaggaagaagaggaagaacaacaagaatCCATCCCGATGAATGAATTCCTATCATTGAATGATTctgatttcaataataatgaattagaCTCTGCTGTAGTGGATGCTTTCTTCTCATCAACTTCTGATTCCACTCCAATGTTTGAATTCGAATCCCTAGACGGtactaataatgataatgatcCAAAACAATGGACTTCCTTATTTGATAACGATATCCCAATCATcactgaagaagatgtcGTTTTAACTGATAAGGCCGTTGAATTGACTCATGATCAAGTCTCTTCTTCTCTATTAAATACTGAAAATTTTACTATTCAAAAACATGAGCAACAACCTATGCCTGAAAAAGCTATTAACACCATGTCTTTCTTACCTACTCCAATGATTGAAGAGGCAAAATTATCTCAaactaataacaataataatatgaagAAACAAGGTAAAGTTAGtaagaagaacaacaatTCTTCCTCACCTGGTGTTAAAGTCGATCACTTAGGTGTTGTTGCTTATAATAGAAAGAATCGTTCTGTACCATTAACCCCAGTGGTGACTGAATCTGATGATCCTGTAGTATTGAAACGTGCAAGAAATACTGAAGCTGCAAGACGTTCAAGAGCAagaaaattacaaagaatgaatcaattagaagaaaaagttgaagaattattatcaagaaattcTGATCTGGAAAACGAAGTTCaaagattaagaaatttattGGATGCTCAAAGTAAATAA
- the URM1 gene encoding ubiquitin-related modifier URM1 (similar to Saccharomyces cerevisiae URM1 (YIL008W); ancestral locus Anc_7.129) translates to MVKVKVEFLGGLDVIFNKERVHKVEVPQEDPVTLKDLLDYIIDNMIANKNDVPVFIENDTVRPGIITLINDTDWELEGELEYELQDGDIISFTSTLHGG, encoded by the coding sequence atgGTTAAGGTGAAAGTGGAATTTTTAGGAGGATTAGATgtaattttcaataaggAAAGAGTTCATAAAGTGGAAGTACCACAAGAAGATCCCGTCAcattaaaagatttattagattACATTATTGACAATATGATTGCTAATAAGAATGATGTTCCTGTATTTATTGAGAATGATACTGTGAGACCtggtattattactttGATTAATGATACTGATTGGGAATTGGAAGGTGAATTAGAATatgaattacaagatgGTGATATAATTTCATTCACGAGCACTTTACACGGTGGTTAA
- the FAR3 gene encoding Far3p (similar to Saccharomyces cerevisiae FAR3 (YMR052W); ancestral locus Anc_2.615), with protein sequence MMDSNSVNDNFDYLLQLTKVLTSECRSSRAATDRIESLLKRVATQSNIPYDTLSKATGKRNNSEDNTTTTDVLNEKEQLILENYKLIYMIEQEEYLKKKLWELIKNINDHILSVKNFIIQQKLDKIEDFDNFMFENFDSLEINFFNNIQILENSNGITKGKIALIVNEFKENYKEIDWNLIPKDSKYYANLHWKISQFESMYNEKLT encoded by the coding sequence ATGATGGATTCCAATTCTgtaaatgataattttgattatttacTTCAATTGACCAAAGTGTTGACATCGGAATGTAGATCAAGTAGAGCAGCTACGGATAGAATcgaatcattattaaaacGTGTTGCTACTCAATCTAATATTCCATATGATACTTTATCGAAGGCCACCGgcaaaagaaacaatagCGAAGATAATACTACCACTACTGATGTATTGAATGAGAAGGAACAACtgattttggaaaattatAAGTTAATTTATATGattgaacaagaagaatacttgaaaaaaaaattatggGAATTGATTAAGAATATAAATGATCATATTTTATCGGttaaaaattttattatacaacaaaaattagataaaattgaagattttgataatttcatgtttgaaaattttgattcccttgaaattaatttttttaataatatccaaattttggaaaattcaaATGGAATTACGAAGGGTAAGATTGCTTTAATTGtgaatgaatttaaagaaaattacaaagaaattgattgGAATTTAATCCCAAAggattcaaaatattatgcTAATTTACATTGGAAGATATCACAATTCGAATCAATGTACAATGAGAAACTAACATGA